The following proteins come from a genomic window of Sporosarcina sp. 6E9:
- a CDS encoding DMT family transporter, producing MKNKVLLGAFLCFIASVSWGAMFPVANHAFNYIDPFYFTIFRYISVTVILVVLLLWKEGKQAFRFEGKGLSLFFFGTMAFAVYNLLIFWGQDLLGDPGVMIASINESLMPMISIVIVWLLSRNRPHGLTLFFVFTAFVGVSLVITNGDFGSFLTATSDIIPSLLIFIAVVGWVVYTMGGSKFSQDGWSALRFSTLSCLLGTAVATVVTIICTFTGYVTVPTLETIKIVSPHIAFMAIFPGLIALLGWNIGVGILSPLNALLFINFVPVTTLAISFIQGSPLTPYDYIGTAFIVFSLIANNIFVRMRQNNTAPQVWRRRLREVLSLLQINLTK from the coding sequence TTGAAAAACAAAGTATTGCTGGGCGCTTTCTTGTGCTTCATAGCGAGCGTGTCTTGGGGCGCGATGTTTCCGGTTGCGAATCACGCGTTCAATTATATCGACCCGTTTTATTTTACGATTTTCCGTTACATATCAGTTACAGTGATATTAGTTGTGCTTCTCCTATGGAAAGAAGGTAAACAAGCTTTTCGCTTTGAAGGGAAAGGGCTATCCTTGTTCTTCTTTGGAACGATGGCGTTTGCCGTATATAATTTACTTATTTTCTGGGGGCAAGATCTACTGGGTGATCCAGGCGTCATGATTGCATCGATCAACGAATCATTAATGCCGATGATTTCCATTGTTATCGTTTGGCTACTGAGTAGAAATCGACCACATGGCCTTACGCTATTCTTTGTATTCACCGCGTTTGTTGGTGTATCACTCGTCATTACCAATGGCGATTTCGGATCATTCCTGACTGCCACGAGTGACATTATTCCTTCGTTACTTATCTTTATAGCGGTTGTTGGCTGGGTTGTTTACACGATGGGCGGGAGTAAGTTTAGCCAGGACGGCTGGTCTGCACTACGCTTTTCAACATTAAGTTGTCTACTTGGGACAGCTGTGGCAACAGTGGTTACGATTATTTGTACATTTACCGGTTATGTAACCGTGCCGACACTGGAAACCATCAAAATTGTTAGCCCGCATATCGCATTTATGGCGATTTTCCCGGGACTCATTGCATTGCTTGGATGGAATATTGGCGTGGGGATTCTGTCGCCGTTAAACGCGCTGCTGTTCATTAACTTTGTACCTGTAACAACACTTGCAATCTCATTTATCCAAGGGAGTCCATTGACGCCTTATGATTATATTGGAACTGCATTTATTGTTTTTTCGTTGATTGCGAATAATATTTTCGTAAGAATGCGTCAGAACAATACGGCACCTCAAGTATGGAGAAGAAGATTGCGCGAAGTTCTTTCTTTATTGCAAATTAACTTAACAAAATGA
- a CDS encoding CaiB/BaiF CoA-transferase family protein, producing the protein MKILDFSTLLPGPYATMMFADMGADVLKVESSTRPDLLSGMPATHHHLNRSKSAIALDLKKEESVEIVKKLVLDYDIVIEQFRPGVMERFGLDYEAMKQVNPRLIYCSLTGFGKTGPYRNRPGHDNNYLALSGMLDYSRRKGEKPTTMGIQIADLAGGSLHAVIGILAAALHREKTGEGQHIDISMTDASFALNAMFGPDYLVNGVEPKPEGLLLNGGTFYDYYETKDGRYFSVGSLEPQFRRLLCKAVQKPDLLRFAMSEKLEDQHRFKEEIKALFLGKDFEEWLEVFDDTFEGCVEPVLTFAEACEHPQLRARGMITEVPDSDGGAQKQIATPLKFSSAKPVYSHVGPQLGAHTEEVLLAQGYTKAQIEALRLNDVLR; encoded by the coding sequence ATGAAAATTCTAGACTTTTCAACGTTATTACCCGGACCTTACGCAACGATGATGTTCGCAGATATGGGCGCTGATGTCTTGAAAGTAGAATCATCGACAAGACCTGATTTACTTAGCGGTATGCCAGCAACGCATCATCATTTAAATCGCTCCAAAAGCGCCATCGCCTTGGATCTGAAAAAGGAAGAATCGGTCGAAATCGTCAAGAAGTTGGTGCTCGACTACGATATCGTCATCGAACAATTTCGTCCAGGGGTGATGGAGCGTTTCGGTCTTGATTACGAAGCAATGAAACAAGTAAATCCGCGACTGATATATTGTTCATTAACGGGATTCGGTAAAACGGGACCTTATCGGAATCGACCGGGTCATGACAATAATTATTTAGCGTTGTCGGGCATGCTTGATTACTCAAGAAGAAAAGGTGAAAAACCAACAACAATGGGCATACAAATTGCAGACCTTGCAGGTGGATCGTTGCATGCTGTCATTGGCATATTAGCCGCGGCGCTTCACCGGGAAAAAACGGGGGAAGGGCAGCATATCGATATCAGCATGACCGACGCTTCTTTCGCATTGAACGCGATGTTCGGACCAGATTATCTGGTCAACGGCGTGGAACCGAAACCGGAGGGATTACTCCTAAACGGCGGCACCTTCTATGATTATTATGAAACAAAAGACGGTCGATACTTTTCGGTTGGAAGCCTGGAACCGCAATTTAGGCGCTTGCTATGCAAGGCGGTGCAAAAACCGGATTTACTCAGGTTTGCGATGAGCGAAAAACTGGAAGATCAGCATCGGTTTAAAGAAGAAATAAAAGCGTTATTCCTAGGCAAAGACTTTGAAGAATGGTTAGAGGTTTTCGATGATACGTTCGAAGGATGCGTGGAACCGGTATTAACGTTCGCTGAAGCATGCGAACATCCGCAACTGCGTGCACGAGGAATGATAACTGAAGTGCCGGATTCAGACGGTGGAGCACAAAAACAAATAGCTACGCCGCTTAAGTTTTCATCGGCAAAACCAGTTTACAGTCATGTTGGCCCTCAGCTTGGGGCGCATACTGAGGAAGTTTTATTGGCGCAGGGTTATACGAAAGCGCAAATTGAAGCGCTTCGTTTGAATGACGTGTTGCGTTAA
- a CDS encoding thiolase family protein — translation MTEVVIVEGIRTAVGRRKGMFAGYRPDELAAVVLDGLVARAGIDKGDVEDVILGCVTQMGEQGNNIARTAALIAGFPIHVPGVTIDRQCGSSQQAVHFASQAIASGDMDIVIAGGVENMTRVPMLVMMKDIKPSLKLTEKYEIINQGLSSERMVEKWGFSRKDLDRYSADSHTKAFHAIEQGHFENEILPVDVEQEDGSSTTVSIDEGPREGTTVEVLGGLHPVFDENGVITAGNASQMSDGASAVLLMSREKADELGLKPKARIVARSVVGSDPTLMLTGPIEATRKVLEKAGLTIDDMDTYEVNEAFAQVPLAWLKDIGADPEKLNPDGGAIALGHPLGATGTKLLVTLMNRLERTGARYGLLAICEGMGMANATIIERI, via the coding sequence ATGACTGAAGTTGTTATTGTAGAAGGGATTCGCACAGCAGTTGGACGGAGAAAAGGCATGTTCGCGGGATACAGGCCAGATGAACTGGCGGCTGTCGTGCTTGATGGGCTAGTGGCGCGCGCCGGAATCGATAAGGGCGATGTGGAAGATGTCATTTTAGGATGTGTGACACAAATGGGCGAACAAGGAAATAATATCGCGAGAACTGCAGCGCTAATTGCTGGGTTCCCGATACATGTCCCGGGCGTCACGATTGACCGACAATGCGGATCAAGTCAACAAGCCGTCCATTTCGCATCTCAAGCGATTGCGTCGGGAGATATGGATATCGTCATCGCGGGCGGCGTTGAAAATATGACGCGCGTGCCGATGCTAGTAATGATGAAAGACATTAAGCCGAGCCTGAAGCTGACGGAAAAATACGAGATTATTAATCAAGGCCTGTCCTCAGAGCGTATGGTGGAAAAATGGGGGTTTTCACGGAAAGACTTGGATCGTTACTCGGCGGACAGCCACACAAAAGCATTTCATGCGATTGAACAAGGCCATTTCGAAAATGAAATTCTGCCGGTCGACGTTGAGCAAGAAGACGGATCCAGCACAACCGTTTCAATCGACGAAGGGCCGCGAGAAGGCACAACAGTGGAAGTGCTCGGCGGATTACATCCTGTCTTCGACGAAAACGGCGTCATCACTGCGGGGAACGCGAGCCAAATGAGTGACGGTGCGTCAGCAGTCCTGCTCATGTCACGTGAAAAAGCCGACGAACTCGGTTTGAAACCGAAAGCGCGAATTGTAGCAAGAAGCGTTGTTGGATCCGATCCGACGCTTATGTTGACAGGCCCGATTGAAGCTACGCGAAAAGTACTCGAAAAAGCCGGGCTGACAATCGACGATATGGACACGTACGAAGTCAATGAAGCATTTGCTCAAGTACCGCTTGCTTGGTTAAAAGACATCGGTGCAGATCCAGAGAAACTCAATCCAGACGGCGGTGCGATTGCGTTAGGCCACCCGCTCGGTGCAACGGGGACCAAACTATTAGTTACGCTTATGAACCGTCTAGAGCGCACGGGCGCCCGCTACGGATTACTCGCCATTTGTGAAGGTATGGGCATGGCAAACGCGACGATAATCGAGCGGATTTAA
- a CDS encoding 3-hydroxyacyl-CoA dehydrogenase translates to MDIQDKVAVVTGGASGLGLGTVRSLVEKGAKVVIFDLNETKANEVCEELGEYVAYANVDVTSETSVEAGIQTAMDTFGAVHICVNCAGIAPPQKTVGRAGAMPLENFKKVIDVNLIGTFNTLRLAAEAMTKNEPLTEDGERGVIINTASVAAFDGQMGQAAYGASKAGVAGMTLPIARDLSSYGIRINTIAPGLFRTPMAEGLPENVVEKLEGMVEFPKRLGTPAEYASTALFLIENGYVNGEVIRLDGGIRMQPR, encoded by the coding sequence TTGGATATTCAAGATAAAGTGGCCGTTGTTACTGGGGGAGCTTCTGGATTAGGTCTGGGAACCGTCAGAAGTTTAGTTGAAAAAGGGGCTAAAGTGGTCATCTTCGATTTGAATGAAACCAAAGCAAATGAAGTGTGCGAAGAATTAGGGGAATATGTCGCGTACGCAAACGTAGATGTCACGAGTGAAACGTCAGTCGAAGCGGGCATCCAAACAGCAATGGATACTTTTGGCGCTGTTCATATATGCGTCAATTGTGCAGGCATCGCACCTCCGCAAAAAACAGTGGGGCGAGCGGGTGCGATGCCGTTAGAAAACTTTAAAAAAGTCATCGATGTGAACTTAATCGGGACGTTTAATACATTGAGACTGGCAGCGGAAGCGATGACGAAAAACGAACCGCTGACAGAAGATGGAGAACGGGGCGTCATTATTAATACGGCATCTGTTGCGGCCTTTGACGGGCAAATGGGGCAGGCGGCTTATGGCGCGAGTAAAGCGGGCGTGGCGGGCATGACGTTGCCGATTGCGCGAGATCTTTCATCCTATGGCATCCGCATTAATACGATTGCGCCGGGTTTATTCAGAACGCCGATGGCTGAAGGATTGCCGGAAAACGTTGTTGAGAAGCTCGAAGGAATGGTCGAATTTCCAAAACGATTGGGAACACCAGCAGAATATGCATCGACCGCCTTGTTTTTAATTGAAAACGGCTATGTAAACGGGGAAGTTATTCGGTTGGACGGCGGAATTCGGATGCAGCCGCGGTAA
- a CDS encoding (Fe-S)-binding protein translates to MMSTKEKERIQQSFKEKMDYNELMNCTRCGFCLPSCPTYIESGKKEINSPRGRIALMKGVVDGLIEPDEDVKRSIDLCLGCRACEPVCPSGVNFGHLLEQARDAIYQTNNQSLPEKAMRSIFFNNLFPYHNRMIGAVGLLGFYQRSGLQKVTRSVGILNLFPETMRTMEKVLPAVPKKKDMKQRQRHFAPLREQKKNVAFFSGCLMDTIFMSTNDSTTKLLQFAGCEIVVPETQGCCGALHGHSGEQDRAREMAKRNIEAFETAKVDYIITNAGGCGAFLVDYGHLLNDDPEWRERAQAFSDKIKDITSILVELEFDKLPLRLDNQIVTYQDSCHLKNGQKTFIEPRKLLQSIEGVTYVEMRDAGHCCGSAGIYNIVESEMSMQILDYKMEQTKKTNAKTIVTTNPGCLLQMKLGIEREGLADQMDAVHIVDLLVEAYENAEKR, encoded by the coding sequence ATGATGAGCACGAAGGAGAAAGAACGAATTCAGCAAAGTTTTAAAGAGAAAATGGATTACAATGAACTGATGAATTGTACGCGCTGCGGTTTTTGCCTACCCAGCTGTCCGACTTATATTGAATCTGGAAAGAAAGAGATTAATTCGCCGCGCGGAAGAATCGCCTTGATGAAAGGTGTCGTGGATGGACTCATTGAGCCGGATGAAGATGTTAAACGGTCGATCGATTTGTGTCTAGGATGCCGGGCATGCGAACCTGTTTGTCCATCAGGCGTAAACTTTGGTCATTTACTCGAGCAAGCGCGGGATGCCATTTACCAAACGAACAACCAATCACTTCCAGAAAAAGCGATGCGAAGTATCTTCTTTAATAATCTATTTCCATATCATAACCGAATGATTGGTGCAGTCGGCTTGCTTGGATTTTACCAACGCTCGGGTCTTCAAAAAGTGACAAGGTCAGTCGGTATTTTAAACTTATTCCCGGAAACGATGCGCACGATGGAAAAAGTGTTGCCTGCCGTTCCTAAGAAAAAGGATATGAAACAAAGACAACGTCATTTTGCGCCACTTCGAGAACAAAAGAAAAATGTCGCTTTTTTCTCAGGTTGTTTAATGGATACGATTTTCATGTCCACCAATGATTCAACGACAAAGCTATTGCAATTTGCAGGTTGCGAAATCGTCGTACCGGAAACGCAGGGCTGTTGCGGTGCATTGCACGGGCATAGCGGTGAGCAGGACCGAGCGAGAGAAATGGCCAAGCGCAATATCGAAGCGTTTGAAACGGCGAAAGTCGACTATATTATTACGAATGCCGGTGGTTGCGGCGCATTTCTAGTGGACTACGGACATCTTCTAAATGACGATCCTGAGTGGCGTGAGCGCGCACAAGCCTTTTCGGATAAAATCAAAGACATTACGAGTATTCTAGTCGAACTTGAATTCGATAAACTACCACTTCGACTCGATAATCAAATCGTCACGTATCAAGACTCTTGTCACTTGAAAAATGGCCAGAAAACATTTATCGAACCGCGTAAATTACTGCAGTCGATTGAAGGTGTTACATATGTTGAAATGCGTGACGCAGGACATTGTTGTGGGTCGGCGGGTATTTACAATATTGTAGAGTCAGAGATGTCGATGCAAATCTTAGATTATAAAATGGAACAAACGAAAAAGACCAACGCAAAAACCATTGTGACGACCAACCCCGGTTGTTTATTGCAAATGAAGCTGGGCATTGAACGCGAAGGATTGGCGGATCAAATGGACGCGGTTCATATCGTTGATTTGCTGGTAGAAGCTTATGAAAATGCTGAAAAAAGATAG
- the glcD gene encoding glycolate oxidase subunit GlcD gives MISETIKSQFEEFVGKENVEDDQATLLAYSYDATPGFQAMPHCIISPRNAHEVAAVVKLCNEHKIPIVPRGSGTNLSAGTTPLQGGVVLLFKHMDRIIEIDEENLTMTVQPGVITSHIIAAAEEKGLFYPPDPGSMHISTIGGNISENAGGLRGLKYGVTRDYVMGLEIVLPNGEIIQTGGKLAKDVAGYDLTRLFVGSEGTLGVVTAATLKLIPKPETKRTMLALFDDLETSAEAVSAIIANRIIPATLEFLDQQTVRVVEDFAQIGLPTDVGAVLLIEQDGPPEVVERDMARIEEICRLTNAVDVQVAQTDAEAEALTSARRTALSALSRVKPTTILEDATVPRSRIAEMVREIEAIAEKYQLTICTFGHAGDGNLHPTCLTDARNEEEMALVEKAFEEIFHKAIELGGTITGEHGVGAMKLPYLHLKIGEAGVDVLRGIKNAIDPNHIMNPGKVFSESERNRVVI, from the coding sequence ATGATCTCTGAAACTATAAAATCACAGTTTGAAGAATTTGTTGGCAAAGAAAATGTCGAGGACGATCAGGCGACGTTGCTTGCCTACTCATACGACGCGACGCCCGGATTTCAGGCGATGCCTCATTGCATTATTTCGCCTAGAAATGCGCATGAAGTCGCCGCAGTGGTCAAGCTTTGCAACGAACATAAAATACCCATTGTTCCAAGAGGATCCGGTACGAATTTAAGCGCAGGCACAACGCCATTGCAAGGCGGGGTTGTTCTGCTATTTAAACATATGGATAGAATCATAGAAATAGATGAAGAGAATTTAACGATGACGGTTCAACCGGGGGTCATCACTTCTCATATTATCGCTGCCGCTGAAGAAAAAGGCTTGTTTTATCCTCCAGATCCAGGGTCCATGCATATATCAACAATCGGCGGCAATATTAGCGAAAATGCCGGCGGGTTGCGCGGGTTAAAATACGGTGTGACAAGAGATTATGTCATGGGGCTAGAAATTGTATTGCCGAATGGTGAAATCATTCAAACAGGCGGTAAGTTGGCCAAAGACGTTGCAGGCTATGATTTGACGAGATTATTTGTTGGTTCGGAGGGAACGCTCGGTGTCGTGACGGCCGCGACGTTGAAATTAATTCCAAAGCCGGAAACGAAGCGGACGATGCTTGCGCTCTTTGATGACTTGGAAACGTCGGCTGAAGCCGTTTCAGCGATTATCGCAAATCGTATTATCCCGGCAACGCTAGAATTTTTAGATCAACAAACAGTGAGAGTCGTTGAAGACTTCGCGCAAATCGGTCTCCCGACGGATGTAGGTGCGGTATTGTTAATCGAGCAAGATGGACCACCGGAAGTAGTCGAGCGAGATATGGCAAGAATCGAAGAAATTTGTAGGTTGACCAATGCCGTTGATGTGCAAGTGGCGCAAACAGATGCAGAAGCCGAAGCATTAACAAGCGCGAGACGGACGGCGTTATCTGCGCTATCCAGAGTGAAGCCAACAACGATTCTTGAAGATGCAACGGTCCCACGTTCTAGAATCGCAGAAATGGTACGTGAAATCGAAGCGATCGCCGAAAAGTATCAGCTTACGATTTGCACATTTGGACATGCAGGGGACGGGAATCTTCACCCAACCTGTTTGACGGATGCGCGAAATGAAGAAGAGATGGCGCTTGTGGAAAAAGCATTTGAAGAAATCTTTCATAAAGCAATCGAACTCGGGGGAACAATTACCGGGGAACATGGTGTCGGTGCGATGAAATTACCTTATTTGCATTTGAAAATAGGGGAGGCTGGGGTCGATGTGTTGCGTGGTATAAAAAACGCAATTGACCCGAACCACATTATGAACCCGGGTAAGGTATTCTCGGAGTCCGAACGCAATCGGGTGGTGATTTGA
- a CDS encoding lactate utilization protein C — MTIQNRDRFLDNLANTLGRPRRTTGVERPKWSLSAQWDVYAGFSQDELVDVLAEQCKVIHTNFKRTDFAGLSDVLKSTIKAHDGNKVLAANDRRNKEYGLDVVFDDLKQEGVDVRLWDSAIGTENQVFAEQADIGITFSEITLAESGTITLFNDKDNGRSISLLPRVHVVVIPKSTLVPRMTQAVKQIHEANKRGREVASCVSFISGPSNSADIEMNLIVGVHGPVEATYIVVDDK; from the coding sequence ATGACCATTCAAAATCGTGATCGTTTTTTAGATAACTTGGCCAATACGCTTGGAAGACCCCGCAGAACGACAGGCGTGGAGAGACCGAAATGGAGTCTCAGTGCACAGTGGGACGTTTACGCCGGGTTTTCGCAAGATGAATTGGTCGATGTGTTGGCGGAACAATGCAAAGTCATTCATACGAATTTCAAACGGACGGATTTTGCTGGATTATCGGACGTGCTCAAATCGACGATAAAAGCGCATGATGGAAACAAAGTGCTCGCGGCGAATGACCGCCGGAATAAAGAATACGGTTTGGACGTTGTTTTTGACGACCTTAAACAAGAAGGCGTCGACGTTCGCCTGTGGGATTCGGCAATCGGAACAGAAAACCAAGTGTTCGCTGAGCAAGCCGATATCGGAATTACGTTTAGTGAAATCACGCTCGCGGAATCCGGCACGATTACGTTGTTTAACGACAAGGACAATGGGCGTTCGATTAGTTTGCTTCCGAGAGTTCATGTTGTTGTCATTCCGAAAAGCACACTCGTTCCGCGGATGACGCAAGCGGTGAAACAAATCCATGAAGCGAATAAAAGAGGGCGTGAAGTTGCGTCATGTGTTAGTTTTATCTCAGGGCCGAGTAATAGCGCGGACATAGAGATGAACCTCATTGTCGGTGTACATGGACCTGTAGAAGCTACATATATTGTTGTGGACGACAAATAG
- a CDS encoding LutB/LldF family L-lactate oxidation iron-sulfur protein, with protein MGIRIGNPSFETRVQEGIENDFMLNSVATAQGRFRGRRGIAADELGNWEDWRSLGEEIRSHTLENIDYYLQQLSDNVSKRGGHVFFAETADEANEYIKEVIKKKNGKKVVKSKSMVTEEIGLNKALEEAGSEVIETDLGEWILQLEGDVPSHIVAPAIHLNRDQIKDTFTNKRGYDKSNTPEELGLFAREELRKDFLSADIGITGCNFAVAESGAVTFVTNEGNARLATTLPDTQISVMGLERIVPTWEELDVLVSLLTRSAVGQKLTSYITGITGTRLAGEIDGPEEFHLVIVDNGRSKILGTEFQSALHCIRCAACINVCPVYRHIGGHAYGSIYPGPIGAVLTPLLDGYENHKELPHASTLCAACTDVCPVKIPLHEQLIRHREIMVEKNMAPTSEKIAMNGFVKWSTHPAAYKLSSKLARTALKPWTKDETITNGPGPLKNWTAQRDFPAPSQQTFRSWFKEREKGGKSK; from the coding sequence ATGGGTATACGTATCGGAAATCCTTCCTTTGAAACGAGAGTTCAAGAAGGAATCGAAAATGATTTTATGTTGAATTCAGTTGCTACTGCCCAAGGTCGATTCAGAGGTCGACGAGGGATTGCGGCGGATGAATTAGGAAACTGGGAAGATTGGCGCAGTCTAGGAGAAGAAATACGTTCGCATACGTTGGAAAACATTGATTACTACTTGCAACAATTGAGCGATAATGTTTCAAAGCGCGGCGGGCATGTGTTTTTCGCTGAAACTGCGGATGAGGCCAATGAATATATTAAAGAAGTGATAAAAAAGAAGAACGGCAAAAAAGTCGTGAAGTCCAAATCGATGGTGACAGAAGAAATTGGTTTAAACAAAGCGTTGGAAGAAGCCGGTTCGGAAGTCATTGAAACGGACTTGGGTGAATGGATTTTACAATTAGAAGGTGATGTACCGTCCCATATTGTAGCACCAGCAATCCATTTGAATAGAGACCAAATAAAAGATACCTTTACCAATAAAAGAGGCTATGATAAATCGAATACGCCTGAGGAACTTGGTTTATTTGCACGTGAAGAATTAAGAAAAGACTTTTTGTCGGCTGATATCGGGATTACGGGTTGTAACTTTGCAGTAGCTGAATCAGGTGCGGTCACGTTCGTGACGAATGAAGGAAACGCGCGTCTGGCGACGACGTTACCTGATACGCAAATTTCCGTTATGGGGCTTGAACGAATCGTACCAACATGGGAAGAGTTAGATGTGTTAGTGAGTTTGTTAACAAGGTCTGCGGTTGGTCAAAAACTTACGAGCTACATTACAGGAATTACTGGTACGCGTTTGGCAGGCGAAATTGATGGACCTGAAGAGTTCCATTTAGTCATCGTTGATAACGGTAGATCTAAAATTTTAGGCACTGAATTCCAATCGGCGCTACACTGTATTCGTTGTGCGGCTTGCATTAACGTGTGCCCGGTGTATCGACATATCGGTGGTCATGCATACGGTTCGATTTATCCGGGTCCGATTGGCGCGGTTTTAACGCCTTTATTGGATGGCTATGAAAATCATAAAGAGCTTCCGCATGCGTCTACGTTGTGTGCTGCATGTACGGATGTATGTCCTGTGAAAATCCCGCTCCATGAGCAGTTAATTCGCCATCGGGAGATTATGGTTGAGAAAAATATGGCACCGACGTCTGAAAAGATTGCGATGAATGGTTTTGTGAAGTGGTCAACCCACCCAGCTGCTTATAAACTAAGTTCGAAGTTGGCGCGTACGGCATTAAAACCGTGGACGAAGGATGAAACGATTACAAATGGTCCTGGTCCATTGAAAAATTGGACAGCGCAGCGCGATTTTCCTGCTCCTAGTCAACAAACGTTTCGTTCGTGGTTTAAAGAACGTGAAAAAGGAGGCAAATCGAAATGA
- a CDS encoding (Fe-S)-binding protein, with protein MKVSLFITCMADIMTSNVGKDTVEVLERFGCEVDFPDTQTCCGQPAYNSGYLENTKKTMKHMMKVFRDSEYVVGPSGSCVAMLRGYEAIFRGDPEWEEEARKLAAKTFELTQFLVDVLGIVDVGSTFKGRVTYHPSCHMTRILGVKEAPVQLLQHVEGVDLVELPHGEDCCGFGGTFAVKNSVISGQMVQEKADHVMETEAEYLVGGDMACLMNIGGRLSREGRNVKVVHLAEILNTVK; from the coding sequence ATGAAAGTTTCTTTGTTTATAACATGTATGGCGGATATTATGACGTCGAATGTTGGAAAAGACACGGTCGAAGTGTTGGAACGGTTTGGATGCGAAGTCGATTTTCCAGATACGCAAACCTGTTGCGGTCAACCAGCTTATAATAGCGGGTATTTGGAAAACACGAAAAAAACCATGAAACATATGATGAAGGTTTTCCGGGATTCAGAATATGTTGTCGGGCCGTCTGGTTCTTGTGTCGCGATGTTACGAGGCTATGAGGCAATCTTCCGTGGTGATCCTGAATGGGAAGAAGAAGCGAGAAAGCTTGCTGCAAAAACATTTGAACTGACACAGTTTTTAGTGGATGTGTTGGGAATAGTCGATGTCGGTTCCACGTTCAAAGGAAGAGTGACGTATCATCCATCTTGTCATATGACGCGTATTTTAGGTGTGAAAGAAGCGCCTGTTCAATTGCTACAACATGTCGAAGGCGTCGACCTCGTTGAACTGCCGCATGGTGAAGATTGTTGTGGATTTGGTGGGACGTTTGCTGTTAAAAATTCGGTGATTTCCGGGCAAATGGTTCAGGAAAAAGCGGATCATGTCATGGAAACAGAAGCGGAGTATTTGGTCGGCGGAGATATGGCTTGTTTGATGAATATCGGAGGACGCTTATCAAGAGAAGGACGAAATGTGAAAGTCGTTCATCTTGCTGAAATATTAAATACGGTGAAGTGA
- a CDS encoding FadR/GntR family transcriptional regulator, whose protein sequence is MGNRRIQIKKIYEEVADALINMIKNGELKPGDKIDSVEQLAKSFDVSRSAVREALSGLRAMGLVVMRQGEGTYITQFDASNFALPVNAGLLMKRDDIKELYEVRKILEAGAARSAARYHNEEDLIPLKEAIEAMKQAQLNGEIGEDADMRFHMAIANATHNDILIHLMRSVSEVMVSVLKETREVLIYTEQKTVSLINEHQMIYDAIKAREPEEAYQCMLVHLTNVEKSLEKYMKFRE, encoded by the coding sequence ATGGGAAACAGACGTATCCAAATAAAGAAAATATATGAAGAAGTTGCAGACGCACTGATAAACATGATAAAAAATGGCGAGTTAAAGCCTGGCGATAAAATAGATTCCGTAGAGCAATTAGCTAAAAGTTTTGATGTGAGTCGTTCAGCGGTTAGAGAAGCGTTGAGTGGTTTGCGGGCGATGGGATTAGTGGTTATGCGGCAAGGCGAAGGGACATATATCACGCAATTTGATGCTTCGAACTTTGCTTTGCCTGTGAATGCAGGCTTATTAATGAAAAGAGATGACATCAAAGAATTATATGAGGTACGTAAAATTCTTGAAGCAGGGGCCGCGAGATCAGCAGCACGCTATCATAATGAGGAAGATTTAATCCCGCTTAAAGAAGCGATTGAAGCGATGAAACAAGCACAATTAAATGGTGAAATTGGTGAAGACGCGGATATGCGCTTTCACATGGCGATTGCGAATGCCACACATAATGATATTCTCATTCATTTAATGCGGTCAGTCTCTGAAGTGATGGTCAGTGTATTAAAAGAGACGCGAGAAGTGTTAATTTATACGGAGCAAAAAACGGTTTCGCTCATTAACGAACACCAAATGATTTATGACGCGATTAAAGCGAGAGAGCCAGAAGAGGCTTACCAATGTATGTTGGTCCATTTAACGAATGTTGAAAAGTCATTGGAAAAGTATATGAAGTTTAGAGAATAG